The following are encoded in a window of Tessaracoccus flavescens genomic DNA:
- a CDS encoding NAD(P)/FAD-dependent oxidoreductase, which yields MSTRSKDSPMKKTYVVVGGGLAGARSVEELRDLDGEARIVLVGGERSLPYERPPLSKDYLLGDKQLAEFTPLDAAWFSDNQVEPMLGILATGIDSGDQIVHLSDGTSLRYDGLVLATGSRPRSLDLPGTGRPGVQTLRTVEESDQLREALKAKTPIVIYGGGWIGLEVAAAARHYDAPVTVVVRGDKILTQLGDEIGDRFLAVHRDHGVEFIFNTEIASIDGEGDSGKVTGVTLDDGRTIKAGHVLLAVGAEPRLELARHAGLDIDGGVLADDTLITSDPHIVAVGDIVNAENSWVGGRVRVEHWATALNQPPVAARTLVGDDAHFDSPPYFFTDQYEVGMEFRGQIPEEYTLIQRGEGEEYLVFWLNPEGVVRATMNVNIWDQGDALDALLAEGRPVDAADLADPGKPLDSLSDG from the coding sequence ATGTCGACCCGTTCGAAGGACTCACCGATGAAGAAGACCTATGTCGTAGTCGGCGGCGGACTCGCCGGCGCCCGCTCCGTCGAGGAACTGCGAGACCTGGACGGCGAGGCTCGCATCGTGCTCGTCGGCGGCGAACGGAGCCTCCCGTACGAGCGGCCCCCGCTGTCGAAGGATTATCTCCTCGGCGACAAGCAGCTGGCGGAGTTCACCCCGCTCGACGCGGCCTGGTTCTCCGACAACCAGGTCGAGCCGATGCTCGGCATCCTCGCCACCGGCATCGACAGCGGCGACCAGATCGTCCACCTCTCGGACGGCACCAGCCTCCGCTACGACGGCCTGGTGCTAGCCACAGGGTCGAGGCCGCGCAGCCTCGACCTGCCGGGGACCGGACGCCCCGGCGTGCAGACGCTGCGCACCGTCGAGGAGTCCGACCAGCTGCGCGAGGCGCTCAAGGCTAAGACCCCCATCGTGATCTACGGGGGAGGCTGGATCGGGCTCGAGGTCGCGGCCGCCGCACGCCACTACGACGCGCCGGTCACGGTCGTCGTCAGGGGAGACAAGATCCTCACCCAGCTCGGCGACGAGATCGGTGACCGGTTCCTGGCCGTGCACCGCGACCACGGCGTCGAGTTCATCTTCAACACCGAAATCGCCAGCATCGACGGCGAAGGCGACTCAGGCAAGGTGACCGGTGTCACCCTCGACGACGGGCGCACGATCAAGGCGGGGCACGTGCTGTTGGCCGTTGGCGCGGAGCCGCGCCTCGAGCTCGCGCGTCACGCCGGTCTCGACATCGACGGCGGAGTCCTCGCCGACGACACCCTGATCACCAGCGACCCCCACATCGTCGCGGTGGGCGACATCGTCAACGCGGAGAACTCCTGGGTGGGCGGACGCGTCCGCGTCGAGCACTGGGCCACGGCGCTGAACCAGCCCCCGGTCGCCGCCCGCACGCTCGTCGGCGACGACGCGCACTTCGACTCGCCGCCCTACTTCTTCACCGACCAGTACGAGGTCGGGATGGAGTTCCGGGGGCAGATCCCGGAGGAGTACACGCTGATCCAGCGCGGAGAGGGCGAGGAGTACCTCGTCTTCTGGCTCAACCCCGAGGGCGTTGTCCGGGCGACCATGAACGTCAACATCTGGGATCAGGGGGACGCGCTCGACGCCCTCCTGGCGGAGGGCAGGCCGGTGGACGCGGCCGATCTCGCCGACCCGGGCAAACCGTTGGACTCACTCAGCGACGGTTGA